aaattagaATTTAACGTTCTTCTGGGAGCAGAAAAAGCTGAACAACTATTGAACCACAAAAAACTTCACGATTAcctaaatcatatttataaaaaatacacaacaaGCATTTCCCTCAGTATACCtgtcaataacaaaatatataattaaaaccttcttcgttattaaaaagaaaaataactgCAAAACACAAACCGTCAACAACAATTTGACActctaaaatttttagtaaacacataaatttgaaagtgcaaaatttttttgttaattttccaCTTTAATGACCTAAATATGCAGATTCGTAATTTGAAACAGAAATGCGCGGATTGTTTTAAGCCAACGATGCGTCGCCTCGCCAACTTCGAGGCAAGCGACGAATATGAATGCTACACCGAAAGCTATATTAAATGCTTTTGGGGACTTTGTGACCACCAGAAGAGCATGCATGCCTTAATTACGAAATCTAATTCTGAAGGTGATGAATTTTTCTCTTGACTTATTTATACTGCTAAATTCACAAAGCAAGCAATCCATTATAATAGATccattagaaaatatattatacaaatagtaatattagGCCCTAATTACTAAGATCTCGCTGTTCGTCCCTCTATCAGTCCATCACCAGTCTGTATCTCATAAGGCGTCATAGCTAGACAGTTAAAACTTTTCACACATGATGTGATGATTTCTGTTGCCGCTATAGCCACAAATACTGTAAAGCAAAatggaataatatttgattgggCACCCACACaggacattttttttgtcgattttataaataattgcaaCTTGCCCGTCCTGCGAGTCCCACTCACTtggacaattttttatttaaataacatcaccatagtttattagatttaatttagtaatattttcgaGAAATACCGCAATTACATTAATGCCTCCTCagccttatatatttttgcgtttctaacattaaaagtaatgttatggacgtatcattataaaacactatgtatttataaattacaagtaaCATATGAGTTGATGGTAATCGTTATATTATAACGGCTATAGTTTTGTTTACAGGGTGTCTGTAGCCTAAAGGCGTCATGTGTAATCATTGCCTTAGCGCCATCTAGTTTACGCGACGGGAAAATTAAAGCGAAACAAATATTAACCGATCCATATAAATGTTAGACTAAagcctttatataaaatttctttaaacgcctccgaaaaatattaatgagatgTTGTTCGAGGCAGTAAAAGGTACATATgggtgattttataaaaataattgaaggtCAACAAGGAAGTGGAGTATAAAACCGGTTGTAAGCATTTTtacaattgaaaaaatatcaaaaaaggaagacattttcacaaataataaaagataagataTATGAGCTCGTGACactatacaaaatgtatgaaacAGGAGATCTTTTTATCTGGCCTTAAGCTGTAAAACGGTGTTTGAAGCATACTCTTTAGCGTAGTTAACCTCCCTGGGATCATGATAGTCTGGATATTTCTTACTCTTTTAAACAAGATTTGTAACTGATGAAATCACATTATATGgccgatagatggcgctgctacttttaattttttaatcacattCAACATTCGTTTCCATATATAAAATCAgtatatttacacaaaaattacACTTGTTTCaacatgtattttaataaatttttaattttacagtcATAACAAAAGCACCTGTAAGACAACACCCAACATACAAGAACCCCGGTCTGATTGgcggatttatttataacagcgcataaataatgtgaataaaatgataacaacataaataatttcgaattaaaattttgtcaaataaCATCGTTCAGACtgttttgattttcatttaaaacctgccgcacattaatatttattcttgattcacaaatataattgttgaaaTGACTCCATTCAACATTGTCTATGTTTCTGTGAAAGTCTGAACTGACATCATAatctatgaatttaaatttaacagcaCTAAAATCCATTCCTCCGGAATCTTCTTGATAATTCCAGGGTGTCGTAGGTGAAGGTAATATTTTAGGGACAGCGTGATAGCACAGCCTTGCTTCCTTTGACATGATGACTATGTCACCGCTGTTCAGTAAAATAGGAATtggatttataaatttatctcgACCACCTATTAGGAATATTGACGACTGTCCGAcactgtaacaaaaaatgttagttGTATTCTCATctggttaaaattttatttattatgattccagtgtattactttattacgacttttgtatttatttaaataaaactaatattttcggatatgcCTACTacacacatattttatttatcttaatacatatatttatttatcttaacaaGTTCGATAACCAACCGATaagtaacgtcaaaaaagcttggatctacgataattatctaatatcacatctgaattggcctttcctcgtctatgattttaataaaacccttttgtcaaagttagatgcaagcGTCATAAAGGTGttttgtgtttgtgtgtgttgtggctcgggcttgCGTTATCAGCTGATTCGTCAgcgttattcagggatcgcagtaattttgggatgaatctaaaaaggccatcggagctctataaacacctaggAGTTTTCAAGAGGCATATtctggggaaatcccatgatgacgtcgttaaATCACTCACTCGTCTAatcactcccaaaagacaaagatgccctagagctagaatcaagacttcaattccataaacagTTCATGATAGGGGCAGAAAGTGatagagtagggttaggatcaagtaggaaggccaaagatacgtatatatatagaagatctttattcggcaagacgagtaTTCTTAATGTAAGATCCATGTGATGAGCctagaaatgcagaatgagtGGCTACACATAAGAGATTTTGGCATcccattaaaactaaaatggcgcactttaattcatgattggtcgccagcactgctaaaattttatcttaatgcgtactagatgactctcccagatcagagtagtttagtaataaataattcagaagAAAAAACTTGCTCGGTAGAAGTAGGATCAAGAGTTATAACAgacaaatctctctacaacctgctaaaagacttgggcctgtcaagaactaacatcagttaaTTCTTGGTATGTGCGTCGAAGtcagccctagcaggttcgtttcaaatttggtcgggtagagagaggagcttggacagtggaggtgaatgttaaacatgcgttggataggggccccttaagcctacacctgggtcgcaccTCTCCCTGGACGAGATGGACCCGACACCTCcatggtgaatccatggaatgctgataGTTTTCgtcttattttaaactacatactcccgatgtttcggttactttgcagcaaacaTGATCATAGGCAGGCGAGATGAGAACATCTATCAGTTGttcttttttgttgttttatactATTGAATTATTCATATCTTATGAAGATAATTACCTAAATGAAAATAGAGGTGCTTCTAAGTTGATTTCTGAATGATCAGTGTGAGCAGAAAGTGTGGAACTCATGTGATAGTAATTAACAATCGCTGCTTCCGCACGAAATCCTTCATAGCCAAGATAATGTGCTACTATGTCAGCTAACTCTGAAAGTTCACTGGGAAATACTCCTTTATTTTCTTCAGTGTAAACctgtaattttaacatattttttatgaatttaagaaacataaataatgcCTAACATTACTTTccttcaagaaaaaaataagagcGTTCAATGTCAGAACCCATAacattgctttatttttatgttatttttatttttattttatattgtattgcaAATACATTGACatcaatagtattttatattaacattgtaCTTTTGTGTCCCAGTTATGATGGTATCCTAATGTTGTCCAGCGCAGTTTCTTAAGAAGCTTGCTATTATTTCTCTCACTATAATGACATTCCGACCACCAGTCATCTATATGTGTTTCTACATCAATATTTGTTCTATTTGGTTTCTTTGGATAGATTTCTAAGCATTTTCTTATCCAAAACCTTTGGCCTAGACTAGTGAAAGggtttcttattaatattaagccGGGATTACTCTTCAACGAGTAGGCTTTCCATTCCTTTAGAGATCGCAAACCCAAATATTTTGACCTTACGTCTTCAATAATATCTCTTCTAtgaaactgtaaaaaaaaactaaattgagATTTTTTCTGTAATCTGAGAATTACTCTCTTAAAATTGTAAACCTTGCTAATCTTAAATGTACCAGCAGTAATCTGTTATCAGAATCTGTAGTTATCACTCTATCTAGAGACGGTTTTggtttgtttgatttaaaatatttgaatgtttccATAAATACATCCCTAGGTATTCTAGCACTTTCCTTCGATTCCATTGCAATGAtcctatattaaaatttttaatttaattgttttttaccctttaaataaatcttgtttacaaatacataGAAACATTTTAAGGTTAATGTCAATGACAATAACAAATGTCAAAACTGTAAAGTCGGATTTATAATCAAATCCATCTTATGTttcataattgtttataaGGTATGcagagataattttattttaaagttctaAAAGTATTTCTTAATAACAGCTTCTTCATACTTTTCTggttatgtattaatataaaaaaaagtttttgtagaaattttatttttaaagaaatttttctttccattTCTGTCAACGTCAAAAGTACCACATTTTCACTTGTCTAAATCAACAGTTCTAATACaacaatgtttattgttttattgtaaattgtaatagaTGACggctataaattaaatatttaaattagttgtaATTAGTACACAAAATTAAGAACTCATATACTTAAGTGTTTCTCATAGTGTCActcatttaaaatgtcttcAACAACTTTAACACCAGTGGGGGACCCCAAGGTAAGATTATATTGttggaaatgaaaaattaaacattttaattactatatttttttaataatattgtaggtTATTGAGGAATTAGAAGGTAAAGCGAAGTTGAGAACATggttaaatatgaattttaggATTGAAATGACTGATGGCAGAGTATTAATAGGGGTGTTTCTTTGCACGGACAGGGATGCGAATGTAATATTAGGTGAGAaatgttcattaaaatctcaattatatgataaaaaaaatttcaaaccagtacaaatataaagaaactcttatttgcaaaatttcaGGAGCCTGttcagaatatttaaaaagctcTGATGGTGAAACAGAGGAGCCTCGAGTACTTGGTCTAGTCATGGTGCCAGGACGTCACATTGTATCCATACAACTTGACAATACAAACCcaccacaaaaatatttctatgatGAATGACAAAAAAGATCCTTAACtgataagtaaattatattattttatttcaattattcttAGCAtagacatataaaataaaatgttattctacatatttatttagtttaaataaaatttgtctcAATACATTcacttcaaaataaacattttttgtatcaCTCGCGAATGGATTATACTCATCGCCTTTTGTTTGACTCATGCCAtcaataaaacttaacaaatctGTGCAAATTTTTGGAATACTTATTTTAGGTTGATTTaacattattgataaaaacccAATATCCAATATTGCATTTAGACATACAAACGGTTGTTTAGGATTTTTATCAttgacaacatttttataaaatgcaacACTAACATTCCGGACATCTTCGTCTTCGTCTTGTAAAAGGATGATTGCTGATATTAttgcattaattttaacattctcATTGTGGCTTTTGAATTTATGTGATAATTCATTGTTTGATATTGCTGCTATATAGCGCAAATCTATATCATTGGTTTCAGGATTGCATAAAGActgtataatatttgataaaacagataaataattatctccTCGAGTTACACATAACCTTGTAGCAAATGGTATCATGTATCTCATTTGgaaggaaattttaaataaatttgtgtttAAGGACATAATTTGTGTCATATCACAGTTTAAATCCGTTTtaagtgatattaaataaagtattttccaCAAATTGCTACTTCGCAGTTTTAAATCAGAACTTAGAAGGGCATAAGCAATTTCTTCCAATGTAACCTGACCATTGCCATCACTGGTTTCTaatctatttataagtatGTCCAAATAATTCTCATATTCATTACATGCaaggataatttttaaaatacaagggATTACATTCAATGGTGCCtcttgcaaatatttttgaactttAATCTTTTCCCAAAGAGCCACCCCTGGTTTATATCGATTAgcatttgtatgtaaaaatatttcttgcaCCAGTTCTATGGTGATATTTTTGGCATTTTCTGTttgtaataacatttcaatacCCCATCTGCATATAAAAGAGTAATTCccttgtaataatttattattcaaattatttataagttcatTAAGTTGAGTTCTTAATGTTTCCTCATTTGAGTAGATTTTGTGTAATTCGGACAGTAACATTATACAACCATGAATATGATTTTCTGcatcattattattagtttttatgaaatcatAGACAACATCAAAACAGAAAAGGTTTGTAATACTTTTTGCTGCAAGTCTCCTTACTGTATAAATAGGACTTCCCAGTAATAATGTAAGATTCTTTAACAAATCTAATTCTAAATTGCTTTGTCCTTTAACATCACATGAGAAATTGTATCGCCTTGCAATATTTGCCAgcacatttaatataggaactAAATTTGAATGTGTCTGAATGATGTCATTAGAttgattgttattaatttctttgacAATATACTTCCAGAGCTTTGGAGAATGAGTTAGGAACTCATCACATGCAACAGTAGCAACGGTTTCTTCATCAATCCCAGAAGCTTTTTTTTGACCTATCAATTTTGGAATTAATGCACCATATAACTGAAGAGCTGCattcctataaatatataattacaataaaagatTGATAGTTAAAAACCTTATAAATTAGAAAGATTGCTAGATATACCAATATACCTGATCTGCCAATTGGAGTTGGTAAGATTATCGAAAGCTAATTCAGCTAGATCAGctgaataatacataatatctgAAGCCAAACTACTGTCAGTCACAATTCTTGTCaggaaatgtatataaatggcTTTAGGCAGATCTTTATCACTTTTCTCGACCTCACAATTTTTATCCAAACTTTTGCATGTTGTTAATAATTCaacca
The window above is part of the Danaus plexippus chromosome 7, MEX_DaPlex, whole genome shotgun sequence genome. Proteins encoded here:
- the LOC116770887 gene encoding nucleic acid dioxygenase ALKBH1, which codes for MESKESARIPRDVFMETFKYFKSNKPKPSLDRVITTDSDNRLLLFHRRDIIEDVRSKYLGLRSLKEWKAYSLKSNPGLILIRNPFTSLGQRFWIRKCLEIYPKKPNRTNIDVETHIDDWWSECHYSERNNSKLLKKLRWTTLGYHHNWDTKVYTEENKGVFPSELSELADIVAHYLGYEGFRAEAAIVNYYHMSSTLSAHTDHSEINLEAPLFSFSVGQSSIFLIGGRDKFINPIPILLNSGDIVIMSKEARLCYHAVPKILPSPTTPWNYQEDSGGMDFSAVKFKFIDYDVSSDFHRNIDNVEWSHFNNYICESRININVRQVLNENQNSLNDVI
- the LOC116770636 gene encoding N-alpha-acetyltransferase 38-B, NatC auxiliary subunit, which translates into the protein MSSTTLTPVGDPKVIEELEGKAKLRTWLNMNFRIEMTDGRVLIGVFLCTDRDANVILGACSEYLKSSDGETEEPRVLGLVMVPGRHIVSIQLDNTNPPQKYFYDE